The genomic interval TCCATTGCAGGCGCCGGACGCGCGGCTCATACCGGTCACAGCCTCCAAACAGGCCTTCGAGGCCAACACGCTGACCGAAGATGTCAGAGCCGAGATCGAGAAGCTCCTGTGGGCCGACGCCCTGATCCTTCAGTTCCCCCTCTGGTGGTTCACCATGCCGGCCATCCTCAAGGGCTGGGTCGACCGTGTGTTCGCCTACGGGTTCGCCTATGGCGTCGGCGAACACAGCGATACGCGATGGGGTGACCGCTACGGTGAGGGGACCCTGGCGGGCAAGCGCGCCATGTTGATCGTGACCGCCGGCGGCTGGGAGAGGCATTATTCCGCCCGCGGGGTCAACGGGTCGATCGACGACCTGCTGTTCCCGATCAATCATGGAATCCTCTATTATCCGGGCTACGACGTCCTTCCGCCGTTCGTGGCCTACAGAGTCGATCGTCTCGATGAGGCCGGTTTCGAACGCATAGCCGAGCGCCTGCGCGACAGGATGCGGACGCTCTCGACCACCCCGCCCATCCCCTATCGGCAGCAGAATGGCGGCGACTATCTGATCCCGAGCATGCAGCTCCGCGCCGACCTGGGCGACCCGCGTGTGACCGGCTTCGCCCTTCACCTGAACGGCGCAGACGCAGCCGGCTGGGCGTCACAGGAGTAAGCTCGTGCCACACCCCGACACCGTCAATCGCCGCATCGTCCTCGCCGCGCGCCCGCGGGGCGTGCCGACGCCGCGGGACTTCCGTCTCGACGAGGCCCCCGTCCCGACACCGAACGAAGGACAGGTGCTGCTGCGCACGCTGTACCTTTCGCTCGATCCGTACATGCGCCAGCTGATGAACGAAATCGGCCC from Luteitalea sp. carries:
- a CDS encoding flavodoxin family protein — translated: MKVLLVFAHPEPRSLNGALRDVAIKELDAQGHEVRLSDLYADRWKSEVDRADFPLQAPDARLIPVTASKQAFEANTLTEDVRAEIEKLLWADALILQFPLWWFTMPAILKGWVDRVFAYGFAYGVGEHSDTRWGDRYGEGTLAGKRAMLIVTAGGWERHYSARGVNGSIDDLLFPINHGILYYPGYDVLPPFVAYRVDRLDEAGFERIAERLRDRMRTLSTTPPIPYRQQNGGDYLIPSMQLRADLGDPRVTGFALHLNGADAAGWASQE